The Tepidibacter aestuarii genome contains a region encoding:
- a CDS encoding NADH-quinone oxidoreductase subunit NuoF produces the protein MSKIKSFKDLINLNETLKPLIDMRNNTHFEDTDTNLKEILVCGGTGCHSAESDKIIENLKASIKSNNLLNKVKVSLTGCFGFCAKGPIVKIFPDNVFYVNVSPKDAEEIISEHILKGNVIDRLLFEEPTINQKVKKHDDMSFYKKQMRIALRNCGLINPEDINEYIAENGYMALGEAITSMSREEVIDVLKKSGLRGRGGAGFPTGLKWESTLNASSHEKYVICNADEGDPGAFMDRSVLEGDPHSVLEAMIINGYAIGSNNGYIYIRAEYPLAIHRLRIAIDQAREFGFLGKDILGTGFDFDIELKYGAGAFVCGEATALIHSIEGNRGEPRMKTISSSKQGLWSKPTCVNNVETYANIPAIMLNGAKWYSSIGTENSKGTKVFALGGKINNVGLVEVPMGTTLREIIFEIGGGIPNNKKFKAVQTGGPSGGCIPSKFLDTPIDFDSLNAIGSMMGSGGMLVLDETDCMVNIAKFFLEFTVDESCGKCTPCRIGNKRLHEILTRITEGKGSEQDLYDLKDLAETIKDTSLCGLGKTSPNPVLSTMKYFMNEYEDHVIHKKCSAGSCQALLDYFITDKCIGCTKCSKICPANAISGKVKETHVIDNEQCLKCGACLDACKFNAIIKK, from the coding sequence ATGAGTAAAATAAAATCATTTAAGGACTTAATTAATCTTAATGAAACGCTAAAGCCACTTATCGATATGAGAAATAATACACACTTTGAAGATACAGATACAAATTTAAAAGAAATTTTAGTTTGTGGGGGGACAGGATGTCATTCTGCTGAAAGTGATAAGATAATTGAAAACCTTAAAGCCAGCATTAAAAGTAATAATCTATTAAATAAAGTAAAAGTTTCATTGACTGGATGTTTTGGATTTTGTGCCAAAGGACCTATAGTTAAAATTTTTCCAGATAATGTATTCTATGTAAATGTCTCACCTAAAGATGCTGAAGAAATAATAAGCGAGCATATATTAAAGGGAAATGTTATCGACAGACTATTATTTGAAGAACCCACTATTAACCAAAAGGTTAAAAAACACGATGATATGTCATTTTATAAAAAGCAAATGCGAATAGCTCTTAGAAACTGTGGTCTTATAAACCCAGAAGATATAAATGAATACATAGCAGAAAATGGTTATATGGCGCTTGGAGAAGCAATAACTTCTATGTCTAGAGAAGAAGTCATAGATGTACTAAAGAAATCAGGTCTTAGAGGACGAGGAGGAGCTGGCTTCCCTACAGGTTTAAAATGGGAATCAACTTTAAATGCTTCATCTCATGAAAAATACGTTATCTGTAATGCTGATGAAGGTGATCCAGGAGCATTTATGGATAGATCTGTTCTTGAAGGAGACCCACACTCCGTTCTAGAAGCTATGATAATCAACGGATATGCTATAGGATCAAATAATGGTTATATATATATTCGTGCTGAATATCCTTTAGCTATTCATAGACTTAGAATAGCTATAGATCAAGCTCGAGAATTTGGCTTTCTAGGAAAAGATATATTAGGAACGGGATTCGACTTTGATATTGAGCTTAAGTATGGAGCTGGAGCATTTGTATGCGGAGAAGCAACTGCTCTTATACACTCTATTGAAGGAAATCGCGGAGAACCTAGAATGAAAACAATAAGTTCTTCTAAACAAGGATTATGGAGTAAACCTACTTGTGTAAATAATGTTGAAACTTATGCTAATATACCTGCTATAATGCTGAATGGTGCTAAATGGTACTCCAGCATAGGTACTGAAAATTCTAAGGGCACAAAAGTTTTTGCGCTTGGTGGAAAAATCAATAATGTAGGCCTTGTTGAAGTTCCAATGGGTACAACTTTAAGAGAAATAATATTTGAAATAGGTGGAGGAATACCTAATAATAAGAAATTTAAAGCAGTTCAAACTGGAGGTCCTTCAGGCGGATGTATACCATCTAAGTTTTTAGATACACCTATTGACTTTGATTCCTTAAATGCAATAGGCTCTATGATGGGTTCAGGCGGTATGCTTGTTTTAGATGAAACAGATTGTATGGTTAATATAGCTAAGTTCTTTTTAGAGTTTACAGTTGATGAATCTTGTGGTAAATGTACTCCTTGCCGTATAGGAAATAAGCGATTACACGAAATATTAACTAGAATTACAGAAGGCAAAGGATCTGAGCAAGATTTATATGACTTAAAGGATCTTGCTGAGACAATAAAAGACACTTCTTTGTGTGGTCTTGGAAAAACATCACCAAATCCAGTGCTAAGTACAATGAAATATTTTATGAACGAATATGAAGATCATGTTATTCATAAAAAATGTAGCGCAGGTTCATGTCAAGCATTACTCGATTATTTTATAACTGATAAGTGTATAGGCTGTACAAAATGTTCTAAAATTTGTCCTGCTAATGCTATAAGTGGAAAAGTAAAAGAGACTCACGTAATAGACAATGAACAATGTCTTAAATGCGGAGCTTGCTTAGATGCATGTAAATTTAATGCCATAATAAAAAAATAG
- a CDS encoding LrgB family protein: MSFVDNPIFGILITIIAFEISVFINKKTKLPILNPVFISMIIIISFLLVLNIDFDSYNKGGSYITFFLTPATVILAVPLYKQFDLLKKNLLPILIGVFIGCLTSISSIIFLSKYLNVNTQIGLSLIPKSITTPIGIEVSNQIGGIPSITIICIIITGVIGAVLGPSVCKFFKIKDKIAIGVSIGTSSHALGTTKAMELGETEGAMSSLSIGIAGIITVLLTPILIKFIG, from the coding sequence ATGAGTTTTGTTGATAATCCTATATTCGGTATACTTATAACTATAATAGCTTTTGAAATTAGTGTTTTTATAAATAAAAAAACAAAACTTCCAATTTTAAATCCTGTATTTATAAGTATGATAATTATAATTTCATTTCTTTTAGTTTTAAATATTGATTTTGATTCATATAATAAAGGAGGTAGCTATATTACTTTTTTCTTAACTCCAGCTACAGTAATACTAGCAGTTCCATTGTATAAGCAATTTGATCTTTTAAAAAAGAATTTACTTCCTATTTTAATAGGAGTATTTATAGGTTGTTTAACATCTATATCGAGCATAATATTTTTAAGTAAATATTTAAATGTAAATACTCAAATAGGCCTATCACTGATTCCAAAATCAATAACTACCCCTATAGGTATCGAAGTATCCAATCAAATAGGTGGTATACCCTCAATAACTATAATTTGTATAATTATAACTGGTGTTATAGGCGCTGTTTTAGGCCCTTCAGTATGTAAATTTTTTAAAATAAAAGACAAGATAGCTATAGGTGTTTCAATAGGAACTTCATCGCACGCTCTTGGTACTACAAAGGCAATGGAACTTGGAGAAACCGAAGGTGCTATGAGTAGCCTTTCAATAGGAATTGCAGGTATTATAACTGTTTTATTAACACCTATATTGATAAAATTTATAGGTTAA
- a CDS encoding CidA/LrgA family protein, giving the protein MKLFRQLGIILFICLLGEVISNFLAFPLPGSIIGMILLFIALSTGIIELYMIADISKFLLNNLAFFFIPAGVGLISSLDILKGQWFILFFISIISTILVILTTGTTIQILKRRRD; this is encoded by the coding sequence TTGAAATTATTTAGACAACTAGGTATAATTTTATTTATATGTCTTTTAGGAGAGGTCATTTCTAATTTTCTAGCGTTTCCATTGCCAGGTAGTATAATCGGTATGATATTGTTGTTTATAGCTCTTAGTACAGGAATAATAGAGCTTTATATGATAGCAGATATAAGTAAGTTCTTATTAAACAATCTAGCTTTCTTTTTTATACCAGCAGGAGTAGGTTTAATATCGTCTCTTGATATATTAAAAGGTCAATGGTTTATATTATTTTTCATATCTATTATTTCTACTATATTAGTTATATTGACAACTGGAACTACAATTCAAATATTAAAAAGAAGGAGAGATTAA
- a CDS encoding CDIF630_02480 family spore surface protein, translated as MKNKDKRNKFTNLAESHETAAWADIESVFDETNVSIPSQRATEEAKEWVDDENQK; from the coding sequence ATGAAAAATAAAGACAAAAGAAATAAATTTACTAATTTAGCAGAAAGTCACGAAACTGCAGCATGGGCAGATATTGAGAGTGTATTTGATGAAACAAATGTATCAATACCAAGTCAAAGGGCAACTGAAGAAGCAAAAGAATGGGTAGATGATGAAAATCAAAAATAG
- the asnS gene encoding asparagine--tRNA ligase — translation MKNILVKEIYRETQKYSDQTIQISGWIRTLRSSKAFGFIEINDGSFFKNIQVVFEENLENFKEISKLSISTSIIVEGKLALTPGSKQPFEIKATKIIVEGESSNEYPLQKKRHTLEYLRTIAHLRPRSNTFSAVFRVRSIAAYAIHKFFQEQGFVYTHTPVITGSDCEGAGEMFRITTLDMKNPAIDEDGNVDYSKDFFGKETNLTVSGQLEAEAYALAFRNIYTFGPTFRAENSNTSRHASEFWMIEPEIAFADLNDYMNLAEDMMKYLINYVMENAPEEMEFFNKFIDKELLDRLNNVVNSDFGRITYTEAVEILKNSGKEFDYPVEWGCDLQTEHERYLTDEVYKKPLFVTDYPKDIKSFYMRLNDDNKTVAAADLLVPGVGEIIGGSQREERLDILESRMKEMNLNEEDYWWYLELRKFGGTKHAGYGLGFERAIMYLTGMGNIRDVIPFPRTPKSAEF, via the coding sequence ATGAAAAACATACTGGTAAAAGAAATTTACAGAGAAACACAAAAGTATTCTGATCAAACTATACAAATATCAGGATGGATAAGAACACTAAGATCTTCAAAGGCATTTGGATTTATAGAAATAAATGATGGTAGCTTCTTTAAAAATATCCAAGTTGTATTTGAAGAAAACTTAGAAAACTTTAAAGAAATAAGTAAATTATCTATTAGTACGTCTATAATTGTTGAAGGTAAGTTAGCATTAACGCCTGGATCAAAACAACCTTTCGAAATAAAGGCTACTAAAATAATTGTTGAGGGAGAGTCTTCAAACGAGTATCCTCTACAAAAGAAAAGACATACTCTTGAATACTTAAGAACTATAGCACACTTAAGACCTCGTAGTAATACATTTTCAGCAGTATTTAGAGTTCGTTCTATAGCTGCTTATGCTATACATAAATTTTTCCAAGAACAAGGATTTGTATATACGCATACTCCTGTAATAACAGGTAGTGACTGCGAAGGTGCTGGAGAAATGTTTAGAATAACTACTTTAGATATGAAAAATCCAGCTATTGATGAAGATGGGAATGTTGATTATTCTAAAGATTTCTTTGGAAAAGAGACTAATTTAACAGTGAGTGGACAATTAGAAGCAGAAGCTTATGCATTAGCATTTAGAAATATTTATACTTTTGGACCAACGTTTAGAGCAGAAAATTCTAATACATCTAGACATGCATCAGAGTTTTGGATGATTGAGCCTGAGATTGCATTTGCAGATCTTAATGATTATATGAACTTAGCAGAAGATATGATGAAATACTTAATTAATTATGTTATGGAAAATGCTCCTGAAGAAATGGAATTTTTCAATAAATTTATAGACAAAGAGTTACTTGATAGATTAAACAATGTGGTTAATTCTGATTTTGGTAGAATAACATATACAGAGGCAGTGGAAATTCTTAAAAATTCAGGTAAAGAATTTGATTATCCTGTAGAATGGGGATGCGATCTTCAAACAGAGCATGAAAGATATTTAACTGATGAAGTATACAAGAAGCCTCTATTTGTTACTGATTATCCAAAAGATATCAAATCTTTCTATATGAGACTTAATGATGACAATAAGACTGTTGCAGCAGCTGACTTATTAGTTCCTGGTGTAGGAGAGATAATAGGAGGAAGTCAAAGAGAAGAGAGACTTGATATACTAGAGTCTAGAATGAAAGAGATGAATCTTAACGAAGAAGATTATTGGTGGTATTTAGAACTTAGAAAATTCGGTGGAACAAAGCATGCTGGATATGGACTTGGATTTGAAAGAGCTATAATGTATTTAACTGGTATGGGTAATATAAGAGACGTTATACCTTTCCCAAGAACACCAAAAAGTGCAGAATTTTAA
- the nuoE gene encoding NADH-quinone oxidoreductase subunit NuoE, translating into MLQKSLSKDKFNELDDFISSLEDKKGALIEVLHKAQHIFGYLPKDVQLFISKKLNVPSSKVFGVVSFYSYFTTKPRGKYVVNICLGTVCFVKGADKIMEKFEQTLNIKCGETTPDGKFTLEGLRCVGACGLAPVVVINEKVYGHVTLDDVEKILSNYNNEVEEKELAQSSI; encoded by the coding sequence ATGTTACAGAAATCTTTAAGTAAAGACAAATTTAACGAACTAGATGATTTTATAAGCTCACTTGAGGACAAAAAAGGTGCTTTAATAGAAGTTCTTCATAAAGCTCAACATATTTTTGGTTACCTTCCGAAAGATGTTCAATTATTTATAAGTAAAAAATTGAATGTACCTTCTTCAAAAGTATTCGGTGTTGTAAGTTTCTATTCTTACTTTACTACAAAACCAAGAGGAAAATATGTTGTAAATATTTGCCTTGGAACAGTATGTTTTGTAAAAGGCGCTGATAAAATAATGGAGAAATTTGAGCAAACACTTAATATCAAGTGCGGAGAAACCACTCCAGACGGTAAGTTCACATTAGAAGGTTTAAGATGTGTTGGTGCCTGTGGTTTAGCACCTGTAGTCGTTATAAACGAAAAAGTTTATGGCCATGTTACACTGGACGACGTTGAAAAAATACTTTCCAATTACAATAATGAAGTTGAAGAGAAAGAATTAGCACAATCTTCAATATAA